In one window of Nerophis ophidion isolate RoL-2023_Sa linkage group LG05, RoL_Noph_v1.0, whole genome shotgun sequence DNA:
- the kcnk10a gene encoding potassium channel subfamily K member 10a, producing the protein MKFPSENPRKPRTSPSPVAVQTNLVPPKKMQPGMLQSSLVHASVATMQNPMGCTLPRVSRPSSVVASMEADGSALFTMMKLKTVLAVFVVVVVYLVAGGLVFRALEQPFENNQKITITAEKAAFLQKHTCVYADELEVIIKHSVEAVNAGVSPVGDTSYNSSHWDLGSAFFFAGTVITTIGYGNIAPSTKGGKIFCILYAIFGIPLFGFLLAGVGDQLGTIFVKSIAKVEKMFRNKHNQISQTKIRVASTLLFILAGCILFVTIPAVIFKYIEGWTALESTYFVVITLTTVGIGDYVAGGNRRIAYRKWYRPLVWFWILGGLAYFAAVLNMIGDWLRVLSKKTKEEVVEIKAHAAEWKANVRAELRETRRRMSVEASDKLQRAATIRSMERRQLGLDQRALSLDVLSPERRAIFNSLDTNNYKTSSQESIEAKLNNFRQRGAETCDRQSNHESEDDISNRLGSVPKPAKRNRNRDLRKNIPEDALRPRSEAYGWSTPTFDCSTLAMDDGKRKEEDPKENEDKECNTSLSDFPLFVDVRNVQACKSHNGLFLEPNGGEKLEMQELHHEMGP; encoded by the exons ATGAAATTTCCAAGTGAAAACCCAAGAAAACCAAGGACCAGCCCTTCACCAG TGGCAGTTCAGACCAACCTGGTCCCGCCCAAGAAGATGCAGCCCGGTATGCTGCAGTCCAGTCTTGTGCACGCCAGCGTCGCCACCATGCAGAACCCCATGGGGTGCACCCTGCCCCGGGTCTCTCGGCCCAGCAGCGTGGTGGCCAGCATGGAGGCTGATGGCTCAGCTCTTTTCACCATGATGAAACTGAAGACGGTGTTGGCGGTGTTTGTCGTGGTGGTGGTCTACCTGGTGGCGGGTGGGCTGGTGTTTCGGGCTCTGGAGCAGCCATTTGAAAACAACCAGAAGATCACCATCACCGCTGAGAAGGCAGCGTTCCTGCAAAAACACACGTGTGTGTACGCGGACGAGCTGGAGGTGATCATCAAA CACTCTGTTGAAGCTGTGAACGCTGGTGTCAGTCCCGTTGGAGATACCTCTTACAATTCCAGCCACTGGGATCTGGGTAGTGCCTTCTTCTTTGCTGGGACAGTCATTACAACCATTG GTTATGGTAACATTGCCCCGAGCACGAAGGGGGGAAAGATTTTCTGCATTTTGTATGCAATATTCGGCATCCCACTGTTTGGATTCCTGTTGGCAGGGGTTGGAGACCAGCTAGGTACCATATTTGTCAAAAGTATTGCCAAAGTGGAGAAAATGTTCCGG AACAAACACAACCAGATCAGTCAGACTAAAATCAGAGTGGCATCGACTCTCCTCTTCATCTTGGCGGGCTGCATTCTGTTTGTGACCATCCCAGCTGTGATCTTCAAGTACATCGAAGGTTGGACAGCGTTGGAGTCTACATATTTTGTCGTCATCACCTTGACAACTGTTGGAATAGGAGACTATGTGGCAG GTGGAAACCGCAGAATTGCATACCGCAAATGGTACAGACCACTTGTGTGGTTCTGGATCCTGGGTGGTCTGGCGTATTTTGCGGCTGTGTTAAATATGATTGGCGACTGGTTGAGGGTGCTTTCCAAAAAGACCAAAGAAGAG GTTGTGGAAATCAAAGCCCATGCAGCAGAGTGGAAAGCTAACGTGCGAGCAGAGCTTAGAGAAACGAGACGGCGAATGAGCGTGGAGGCCAGCGACAAGCTCCAAAGAGCAGCCACCATTCGCAGTATGGAAAGACGACAACTGGGCCTGGATCAGCGCGCCCTTTCTCTGGACGTGCTTTCTCCAGAACGCCGGGCCATCTTCAATAGCCTGGATACCAACAACTACAAAACCTCCTCTCAGGAAAGCATCGAGGCAAAGTTGAACAATTTCCGGCAAAGAGGAGCCGAGACTTGTGACCGGCAATCCAACCACGAATCCGAGGACGACATTTCTAACCGCTTGGGCTCCGTCCCCAAACCGGCCAAACGAAACAGGAATCGGGACCTGAGAAAGAACATCCCTGAAGACGCTCTCCGTCCTCGCAGTGAAGCCTACGGTTGGAGCACGCCCACGTTCGACTGCAGCACGCTCGCTATGGACGACGGTAAGAGGAAGGAAGAGGATCCGAAAGAGAACGAAGACAAAGAGTGCAACACCAGTCTGTCAGACTTTCCGTTGTTTGTAGATGTTCGAAACGTACAAGCCTGCAAGTCGCACAACGGGTTGTTCCTTGAACCAAACGGAGGGGAAAAACTTGAAATGCAAGAGCTGCATCATGAGATGGGCCCATAG